From the Mammaliicoccus sciuri genome, the window AAATATGGATATCTGTAGTATGTATTGCTATATTCACAGGTATCAATCATTACATGATAAGAAATAAGAATATTTAATGGTTTATCCCTCATTTCTATGTTAAATTTAACTTATTAGACATAAGAATGAGGGATATTTTTGGGTAAAAAATTTATTAAACATTATATCATTATTGGTATAATATGTATTGTTGCAAGTTTCTTTTTTCACGGTACACCTAGCTCATTAATGCTCGGAGCTGGACTAGGATTTTTCCTAACAGCCGTATTAGCAAAGTTTGAAAAAGAAGATAAAGTTGATGAACATCCAGATAAATTAAAAGATAAAAACGAAAAAAAGTAGCTACTACATCTTGTGGTAGTTACTTTTTATGAAATTGAGGGGGTGAATCTATGTTACGTAGTTTACTATTTAAAAAGCTGGAACAAAAAGAGCAAGATATGATTAAGCATTATCAATATTTACATCAATATCCTGAACCGTCATTTAATGAAGTGAAGACATCACAATATATAGAAGCATTTTATGAAAATAAAGACGTCGTTATACATAATCGCATTGGTGGTAATTACGGACTGATTGTAGAGATTGAAGGCAGTTTACCGGGAAGAACAATTGCATTACGAGCAGACTTTGATGCTTTAAATATTACTGAAGATACGGGTTTACCATTTAGTTCTAAAAATAAAGGATGGATGCATGCTTGTGGGCATGATGCACATACTGCATATTTGTTAATACTTGCAGAATGTTTGATTGAACTTAAACCGCATTTACCAGGTAAGATTATAATTATCCATCAACATGCAGAAGAGTTAGCACCAGGTGGCGCAATTGACATGATGCAGTCAGGTTATTTAAATGGTGTGGATGAAATCTATGGTATTCATTTATTCCCTGATTATACACCTGATGTTATTTCATATAGGAAAGGTCCTACAATGGGTGGTCGATCATTATTTCATCTTAAAGTTAAAGGAAAAGGTGGACATGGATCAAGTCCACACCTTGCGAATGATGCGATAATGGCAGCAAGTACTTTCATTACGAATGTTCAAACCGTTGTATCGAGAAGACTAAATCCATTTGATATGGGTGTTGTAACGATTAGTTCATTTAATGGTCTAGGTTCATTAAATGTTATCCAAGATAGTGTTGAATTAGCTGGTGATGTAAGATATATGGAAAGCCGTATAGGTCATCAAATCCATGATGAAATCGAACAGTTAATTAAAGGATTAGAAGATACTTTTAATATTCAATGTGAGTTTAAATATGAATTAGATTGTATTCCACTAGTCAATCACTATAAACAAACAGATTATTTAATAGATATTTTGGCAACGAGTCAAGGTGATTATTTTGAATCATTAAAAGAACATGAACAATTAACGAGTTCTGAAGACTTTGCGATATATCTTGAAAAAATACCAGGTACATTTTTCTTTGTCGGATGTAAACCTTATGGAATTGATAAAGCCCACTT encodes:
- a CDS encoding amidohydrolase; the protein is MLRSLLFKKLEQKEQDMIKHYQYLHQYPEPSFNEVKTSQYIEAFYENKDVVIHNRIGGNYGLIVEIEGSLPGRTIALRADFDALNITEDTGLPFSSKNKGWMHACGHDAHTAYLLILAECLIELKPHLPGKIIIIHQHAEELAPGGAIDMMQSGYLNGVDEIYGIHLFPDYTPDVISYRKGPTMGGRSLFHLKVKGKGGHGSSPHLANDAIMAASTFITNVQTVVSRRLNPFDMGVVTISSFNGLGSLNVIQDSVELAGDVRYMESRIGHQIHDEIEQLIKGLEDTFNIQCEFKYELDCIPLVNHYKQTDYLIDILATSQGDYFESLKEHEQLTSSEDFAIYLEKIPGTFFFVGCKPYGIDKAHFNHSPKFVVNEDALLTASKALGEVVLNRLSIE